The following is a genomic window from Rhizobium sp. NRK18.
ATGGCCCCGCCTTCGGTCGGGGTGGCGATGCCGAGGAAGATCGTGCCGAGCACCAGGAAGATCAGCGCCAGCGGCGGGATCAGCACGATGATGACCTGCTCGGCTAGCCGCGAGATGATCTTGTTTCTGAGCCGGGCGTTGACCAGTGCGACCGCGTAGATGACGAGAATGCCGAAAGCGAGCGATGCGACCAGCCGCCATTCGGGGCTGATGGCGGTGAACAGAATGGTGTCGCCGAGATAGTAGAGAACGGCGGCAATCGCCAGCATGACGATCAGCGACGTCACGCCCGATCCGAGTGTCCGCGCCTCGATCGGCAGTGCCGGCACCGACTTCGGCCGGATCATCGACATGACAAAGATGTAGAGGCAGTAGGCCGCAATAATGATCAGCGACGGATAGAGCGCGCCGACATACATGTCGCCGACGGACCGGCCGAGCTGGTCGGCCATGACGATAAGAACGAGCGATGGCGGCACGATCTGCGCCAGAGTGCCGGATGCGGCGATCGTGCCGGCGACCAGCGACGGCCGATAATTGTAGCGCAGCATGATCGGCATGGAGATGAGACCCATCGCCATGACCGAGGCTGCGACAACGCCGGTGGTTGCACCGAGCAGAGCACCGACGAGAATGACGGCATAGGCGAGGCCGCCGCGCACCGGTCCGAACAACTGGCCGATCGTCTCGAGCAGGTCTTCCGCCATGCGCGATCGTTCGAGGATCAACCCCATGAAGGTGAAGAACGGAATCGCCAGCAGGGTGTCGTTGTACATGATCCCGTATATTCGCTCGGGATGCGACTGCAGCAGCGGCCAGAAAAGCTTGATTTCCGGCGAGATCGACGACAGTTCCACGCCGATGACGAAGAAGATGAGACCACCTGCGGCGAGCGTGAAGGCGACGGGGTAGCCGAGCAGGAGAAGCGCCATCACCGAGGTGAACATGACCGGCGCGAGATTGTGGGCGATAAGGTCGATCATGGCTTAGTGGTTCTCCATGATCTCGGCGATATGGTCGGCATGATTGTCGGGACGCGGATCATCGATCGTGCCGGCGATCACCGCCGCACGCTTGATGACTTCCGAAACGGCCTGAAAGGTGAGGAGAATGAAGCCGGCCAGCACGGCGAGCTTGGCCGGCCAGATGATCAGGCCGCCGGCATTCGGCGACATTTCGCCGGAATTGAACGAGGTCCAGAACCACGGCCATGCCAGCCAGACCATCAGCGACGAGAAGGGCAGAAGGAAGATGACATGCAGCACGAGATCGACCCAGTCGCGCGTACGCTTCTTCCAGGAGCTGGAAATGATGTCGATGCGGACGTGCTCGTTATTGAGCAACGCGTAGGCTGCCGCAAGCAGAAAGACGACGCCATAAAGATACCACTGAATCTCCAGCCAGGCATTGGACGACATGTCGAACACCTTGCGGATGACCGCGTTGCCAGCGCTGATCAGCACTGCCGCCAAAAGCAACCATGACACGGACTGGCCGATGAAGCGCGTCACCGCGTCGATCATACGGCTCAAGGACAGTAAAGCCTGCATAGAATTCCTCCCCGAAGCGCCCTCTGTCCTTAAAGGCTCGCCAAACCGATGGCAACGTCTGTCAAGGGCAATTGCCCGGTTAAGTCGCTCGAGTCGAATTATATTTTGGCGCCTCGGCCATGTGCTGGGCGAGGACGGCGCAACTTGTTACATATGGTTGCATTATTGTTGTCGAAGCGCGGGACTTGCCGTGATGCGATTCGGGAGGCGTGGCGCCAAGCCCATTGCACTTTCCGGAGCATTTGTGTAATCGGCTTAGTCAAGAGTGGATGGAATCTGCAGGCGTCGTTTCGCGGGGATTCCGACCTGATCGGGCGAATTACCGCCTTTGTCCGATCGGTTTGCAAAGGGGAGACAAGATACGATGAGCGAGCATCCGACTGGACCGGTCGAAACCGGTGCGCCGATGAACTATGAGGAACACGAGAAGACCTACGACATGTTCATCGCCGGCGCCAAGTACGGCACGATGATCGTTGTCGCCCTTTTGATCGCCATGGCTGCCGGCTTTTTCACCGCCGGTGGTTTCCTCGGCGGTATCCTGACCTTCATCATTGCCTGCGTCGCCGGCTTCATCTTCCTGAAGTAACGGACGCACGATCAGAGACTGAAAAACCGGTCCTGGCTTTCACGCCGGGGCCGGTTTTTTCATGCTCGGAATAAGCTGCAGACATCCGCCACCGCCGGGTCGCCCAGCGATGGCGACCGGCTTGTTCAGCCGGCGCTGGCGGTGTTGGCCTTGCCCTGAACGCGGGCGAGGCCATCGCGTGCCGGCGTGTACTTCGGGTCCAGACCCAGGGCGTGGCGGTACGACTTGGCCGCCTTGGTGAAGTCGCCGCGGCGCTCGTAGATGAACGCCTGGTTCGCCCAGGATTCCGCAATGCTCGGATCCAGCTCGATGGCGTGGTTGAAATCGGCGAAGGCGTTCTCGTCGTCGTTCAGCGCGACATAGGAAAGGCCGCGGCCGTTATACGGCTCCGGCGAATTCGGCGAGAGCGAGATCGCCTTCGAGAAGTCGTCGATCGCCTTCTCGTGCTGGCCGCGCTTCTGATAGATCAGACCGCGATTGTGGTAGGCGCGTCCGTCGGTCGTATCCAGCTGGATGGCGCGGTTGAAATCGCTGAAGGCTTCATCGATGCGGCCGGCCTGGCGATAGATGTTGCCGCGGCCGATATAGGCGACGTCGTAGTTCGGGTTGATCTGCAGGGCGCGACTGTAATCCTGCGCGGCCTCGACCGGCTTGCCCATGTTGCGGTAGATCAGCGCCCGGTTGGCGTAGGCCTGATAGAAGCGCGGGTTCAGCTGGATGGCGCGGTTGAAGTCGTCCAGCGCCTTGTTGAACTCGCCGGCGCTGCCATAGGCGTAGCCACGGGTGTTGTAGCCCTGCGGATCGTTCGGATTTGCGTTGATGACAGCCGTCAGCGAGGAGATGTTCTGTTCCGAGCCCTGTGCCCGGTCCAGCTTTATCACGTCGCTGCTGGTCGGTGTGCTGACGCAGCCTTGCAGGAGTGCGGCGCCCGCGAGCAGAACGACGGCGAAGGCCGAGCGCTTGATCGTTCGCGTGGAAGTTGCCGAAACGTGGTTGCGAATGGTGCAGTCGCGCAGATCAGCCGTCATCAGGCTTAAGTCCCCCTACGGTACGAAGTTCGTATCGTTTTCTTCGTCTGAAAAGCAAAAGGCGGCGGCGATCAGATCGCCTCCGCCCAAGATACATCCGAAAGCGTCAAAAAGACGACCGGTCAATTAGTGGCTGCGGCCGTTGCCGACGAGACCTTCGCGCTGGGCGCGCTTGCGTGCCAGCTTGCGTACGCGGCGGACGGCTTCTGCCTTTTCGCGAGCGCGCTTCTGAGACGGCTTTTCGTAGTAATCGCGCATCTTCATTTCGCGGAAGATGCCTTCGCGCTGCATCTTCTTTTTCAGAGCGCGGAGAGCCTGATCAACGTTATTGTCGCGGACAAGTACCTGCACGTGAATCCCGTTCCTTTGGTGTTGGTGTTGTGCCCGCAGGCATTGCAGCAGGCAAAATAATAATAATTCGCAGTGCGCAAGCCTTGCGATTGGAAAGCGGGATAGCAGATCACCGGCGTCAAGTCCAGCGGGAGAGTAGGGGCTGTAGTAGATTTTTTGCGTTCCCGCGCAGCATCTGATGTACTGTCCGCCATTGTGTCGAAAGCGATGCTTGAATGCGTCGCAAAAGAGCCGTTGTGCCGGGGCGCGATTTGCGATTGCTAGGCTCTGCAAAATCCGGTTCTGCCGGCCATCTTGCTTTGGTCAAGGAGTGACAGGGCGCCATGCGCAAATATTCCATTTTCGCCGTTGCCCGCGAGGCAATGCGTCACCACAAGGGTTGGGGCGCGCAGTGGGCATCGCCCGAGCCGAACGCAGCCTATGACGTCATCATCATCGGCGGCGGCGGCCATGGTCTGGGCGCGGCCTACTATCTTGCCAAGGAGCATGGCATCCGCAACGTGGCGGTGCTGGAAAAGGGCTGGATCGGCGGCGGCAATACCGGCCGCAACACGACGATCATCCGCTCGAACTATCTGTATGAAGAGAGCATGCACATCTATGAGCACTCCCTGAAGCTCTGGGAGAACCTGTCGCAGGAGCTCAATTACAACGTCATGTACTCGCCGCGTGGCGTGATGATGCTGTCGCACAACGTCCATGACGTGCAGTCGTTCAAGCGCCATGTGAATGCCAACAGGCTCTATGGCATCGACAATGAATGGCTGTCGCCGGAGCAGGCGAAGGCCTATTGCCCGCCGCTCGACATTTCGAAGTCGGCCCGCTACCCGATCAACGGTGCAGCGCTGCAGCGCCGCGGCGGCACGGCGCGCCACGATGCGGTTGCCTGGGGCTATGCCCGTGCGGCTTCCGATCTCGGCGTGCACATCATCCAGAATTGCGAAGTGACCGGCATCCGCCGTGGTCCGAACGGCGAAGTGACCGGCGTCGAGACGAGCCGTGGTTTCATTGGCGCTAAGAAGATCGGCGTTTCGGCGTCCGGCCACAATACGGCGATCATGTCGATGGCCGACGTGCGCGTGCCGCTGCATTCCAATCCGCTGCAGGCGCTGGTGTCCGAGCCGATGAAGCCGATCTTCCCCTGCGTGGTGATGTCGAACACGGTGCACGCCTACATCTCGCAGTCCGACAAGGGCGAACTCGTCATCGGTGCCGGCACCGACCAGTACGTCTCGTACTCGCAGACCGGCGGCCTGCAGATCATCACCCATACGCTCGACGCCATCTGCGAGATCTTCCCGATCTTCCGCCGCGTCAAGATGATGCGCCAGTGGGGCGGCATCACCGACAACACGCCGGACCGTTCGGCGATCCAGTCGAAGACGCCGGTGCCTGGCCTCTATGTCAACTGCGGCTGGGGTACGGGCGGCTTCAAGGCGACGCCGGGCTCCGCGCATCTGTTCGCGCACCTGATCGCCAAGAACGAGCCGCACAAGTTCGCCGCCGGGCTGACGCTGGACCGGTTCCGCTCGGGTCGCCTGATCGACGAGGCGGCTGCGGCCGCCGTGGCGCACTGATCCCGATGTTTCGCAGATTTGACGGTCTCCACCCGACCGGGAGTTAAGACATGCTTTTGATCCACTGCCCATACTGCGAGGAAGAGCGCTCCGAGCTCGAATTCCGCAATGCCGGTGACGCTCATATCGTCCGTCCGGCCAACATCGCCGACATCTCCGACGAAGCGTTCGAGGCGTACTTCTTCCTGCGCGACAACCCGAAGGGCGTCATCTTCGAGCGCTGGCGGCACATCCACGGCTGCGGCCGCTTCTTCAACGCGGCGCGCGATACCGTCAGCGACAAGTTCATCACCACCTACAGGGCGGGCGAGCCGAAGCCGGATCTCGCCGCCGTTGCCATCGGTAGCCAGAAGGACATGCAGAAATGAGCGGCGCCAACCGTATTCCCGGCGCAGGTCGTCTGACGCCCGCCAAGACCGCCCGTTTCACCTTCGACGGCCGCACCTACACCGCGCTTGAAGGCGATACCGTCGCCTCGGCACTGCTTGCCAACGGCGTGCATCTGCTCGGCCGTTCCTTCAAGTATCACCGTCCGCGCGGCATCCTGTCTGCGGGTCCGGAAGAGCCGAACGCCC
Proteins encoded in this region:
- the rpsU gene encoding 30S ribosomal protein S21, giving the protein MQVLVRDNNVDQALRALKKKMQREGIFREMKMRDYYEKPSQKRAREKAEAVRRVRKLARKRAQREGLVGNGRSH
- a CDS encoding TRAP transporter large permease subunit, whose translation is MIDLIAHNLAPVMFTSVMALLLLGYPVAFTLAAGGLIFFVIGVELSSISPEIKLFWPLLQSHPERIYGIMYNDTLLAIPFFTFMGLILERSRMAEDLLETIGQLFGPVRGGLAYAVILVGALLGATTGVVAASVMAMGLISMPIMLRYNYRPSLVAGTIAASGTLAQIVPPSLVLIVMADQLGRSVGDMYVGALYPSLIIIAAYCLYIFVMSMIRPKSVPALPIEARTLGSGVTSLIVMLAIAAVLYYLGDTILFTAISPEWRLVASLAFGILVIYAVALVNARLRNKIISRLAEQVIIVLIPPLALIFLVLGTIFLGIATPTEGGAMGATGALILAFAKRRLNISTLKHALDSTTKLSAFVMMILIGARVFGLTFYGINGNVWIEDLLLSLPGAEYGFLIVVTIIVFVLGCFLDFFEIAFIMVPLLAPVAEKLGIDLIWFGLILGINLQTSFLTPPFGFSLFYLRSVAPAGAWKDQATGKMMNGLKTIEIYKGVLPYIIIQFAVIMLVIAFPWLVTHYKDDEPHIDPNSVTIDVPGFGTGDSGLPGLGLPPLGGADQGSGNNNQPTFGLPPLNLGAPGSAPAPDQGGNNQPALGLPPLDLNPPASTPAPNAGDTPKPADPAMDLSQPPKFN
- a CDS encoding tetratricopeptide repeat protein, which encodes MTADLRDCTIRNHVSATSTRTIKRSAFAVVLLAGAALLQGCVSTPTSSDVIKLDRAQGSEQNISSLTAVINANPNDPQGYNTRGYAYGSAGEFNKALDDFNRAIQLNPRFYQAYANRALIYRNMGKPVEAAQDYSRALQINPNYDVAYIGRGNIYRQAGRIDEAFSDFNRAIQLDTTDGRAYHNRGLIYQKRGQHEKAIDDFSKAISLSPNSPEPYNGRGLSYVALNDDENAFADFNHAIELDPSIAESWANQAFIYERRGDFTKAAKSYRHALGLDPKYTPARDGLARVQGKANTASAG
- a CDS encoding sarcosine oxidase subunit beta family protein; this translates as MRKYSIFAVAREAMRHHKGWGAQWASPEPNAAYDVIIIGGGGHGLGAAYYLAKEHGIRNVAVLEKGWIGGGNTGRNTTIIRSNYLYEESMHIYEHSLKLWENLSQELNYNVMYSPRGVMMLSHNVHDVQSFKRHVNANRLYGIDNEWLSPEQAKAYCPPLDISKSARYPINGAALQRRGGTARHDAVAWGYARAASDLGVHIIQNCEVTGIRRGPNGEVTGVETSRGFIGAKKIGVSASGHNTAIMSMADVRVPLHSNPLQALVSEPMKPIFPCVVMSNTVHAYISQSDKGELVIGAGTDQYVSYSQTGGLQIITHTLDAICEIFPIFRRVKMMRQWGGITDNTPDRSAIQSKTPVPGLYVNCGWGTGGFKATPGSAHLFAHLIAKNEPHKFAAGLTLDRFRSGRLIDEAAAAAVAH
- a CDS encoding sarcosine oxidase subunit delta → MLLIHCPYCEEERSELEFRNAGDAHIVRPANIADISDEAFEAYFFLRDNPKGVIFERWRHIHGCGRFFNAARDTVSDKFITTYRAGEPKPDLAAVAIGSQKDMQK
- a CDS encoding aa3-type cytochrome c oxidase subunit IV, with the protein product MSEHPTGPVETGAPMNYEEHEKTYDMFIAGAKYGTMIVVALLIAMAAGFFTAGGFLGGILTFIIACVAGFIFLK
- a CDS encoding TRAP transporter small permease subunit, which translates into the protein MQALLSLSRMIDAVTRFIGQSVSWLLLAAVLISAGNAVIRKVFDMSSNAWLEIQWYLYGVVFLLAAAYALLNNEHVRIDIISSSWKKRTRDWVDLVLHVIFLLPFSSLMVWLAWPWFWTSFNSGEMSPNAGGLIIWPAKLAVLAGFILLTFQAVSEVIKRAAVIAGTIDDPRPDNHADHIAEIMENH